One window from the genome of Acinetobacter sp. ANC 7912 encodes:
- the radA gene encoding DNA repair protein RadA has translation MAKAKSVYRCEQCGADHPKWSGQCAECGEWNSLLEVTLAPATTHRAQPKVGGYAGQASAITTLNKVSVSHETRMPTGIGEFDRVLGGGLVTGSVVLIGGDPGIGKSTILLQTATHMAARNSAALYVTGEESLSQVALRAQRLGLPTEHLKVMAETCVERICEVLAQERPAVAILDSIQTLYTETLQSAPGGVSQIRESAALLTRFAKNSGTALFIVGHVTKEGALAGPRVLEHMVDCVLYFEGQSDSRYRMIRAVKNRFGAVNELGVFGMTDKGLREVSNPSAIFLSRYDEAIPGSIVMISREGTRPLLVEVQALVDDAHGQPRRVALGLEQNRLNMLLAVMHRHGGVQTSGQDVYVNIVGGLKITETGSDLAVLLACASSIRGKALPQQLAVFGEVGLSGEIRPVPNGQERLKEAIKHGFKYIILPRANAPQKEVPGVRFIAVARLHEALTEAMTLSDEL, from the coding sequence ATGGCTAAAGCAAAAAGTGTCTATCGTTGTGAGCAATGTGGTGCAGATCATCCGAAATGGTCTGGTCAGTGTGCTGAATGTGGGGAATGGAACAGCCTACTGGAAGTCACCCTTGCCCCTGCAACGACACACCGTGCCCAGCCGAAAGTCGGTGGTTATGCCGGACAGGCATCAGCCATTACCACACTAAATAAAGTTTCGGTTTCACATGAAACTCGTATGCCTACCGGGATCGGTGAATTTGACCGTGTCCTTGGTGGCGGTCTGGTTACTGGCTCCGTGGTACTGATCGGTGGTGACCCAGGGATTGGTAAATCCACCATTCTGCTACAGACCGCGACGCATATGGCGGCTCGGAATAGCGCGGCGTTGTACGTGACGGGTGAGGAATCTTTGTCACAGGTTGCATTACGCGCCCAGCGTTTGGGCCTACCAACTGAACATCTCAAAGTTATGGCAGAAACCTGTGTCGAACGTATCTGTGAAGTGCTGGCACAGGAACGCCCTGCTGTCGCCATTCTGGATTCGATTCAGACTTTATATACCGAAACTCTGCAATCTGCACCAGGTGGCGTATCACAGATCCGTGAATCTGCTGCTCTACTCACTCGCTTTGCAAAGAACAGCGGCACTGCCCTGTTTATTGTCGGTCACGTCACTAAAGAAGGTGCACTGGCCGGCCCGCGTGTGCTGGAACACATGGTCGACTGCGTCCTGTATTTCGAAGGTCAGTCCGATTCTCGCTACCGCATGATCCGTGCGGTAAAAAACCGTTTCGGTGCGGTGAATGAACTAGGTGTTTTCGGTATGACAGACAAAGGTCTGCGTGAAGTCTCCAATCCTTCTGCGATTTTCCTCAGTCGTTATGATGAAGCCATTCCCGGTTCCATCGTGATGATTAGCCGTGAAGGCACACGCCCGCTTTTGGTTGAAGTACAGGCTTTGGTCGATGATGCTCATGGTCAGCCACGCCGGGTAGCGCTTGGTCTGGAACAGAACCGTCTGAATATGCTGCTTGCCGTGATGCATCGTCATGGCGGCGTGCAGACTTCCGGACAGGACGTCTATGTGAATATTGTTGGCGGTTTAAAGATTACCGAAACCGGTTCCGACTTGGCTGTTCTGCTTGCCTGTGCATCAAGTATTCGTGGTAAGGCTCTGCCACAGCAACTGGCGGTGTTTGGTGAAGTGGGTCTGTCAGGAGAAATCCGCCCAGTTCCAAACGGTCAAGAACGTCTCAAAGAAGCCATCAAGCACGGCTTTAAATACATCATTCTTCCACGTGCCAATGCCCCGCAAAAAGAAGTACCGGGTGTCCGCTTTATTGCGGTTGCCCGCTTGCATGAAGCCCTCACAGAAGCGATGACTTTAAGTGATGAACTTTAA
- a CDS encoding Tim44 domain-containing protein, translating to MEVRQRGLIAGLLTAALLVAPLAAEAKRAGGGKSHGMQRSAAPTQSYQQPRQTAPVQQAPTAGAATQQKSGSGVGGMVAAGVAGAAIGAVAANALADDKDAQAASEAQAAQQQEEKGGIPGWIWILLAAAVAFFIFRKMGAKKKLASNPYAPNSGAGNAAPFGQTPPRGGDNTNIFGQNVGGSAPTNNAPFGSAPVNNAPFGAAYTNSGNQLPDGTEPAAFLRVARQRFNHIQSMNTASNISEIKRYLTPDLYQSMYNDIMANQDQDVAEFSNLNAMVVDSANENGQYVVSVRFTGTVSEDLNSLPQPFAEIWHFVKPAGSNQDWLVAGIQQES from the coding sequence ATGGAAGTTCGACAGCGCGGTTTGATCGCGGGTTTATTGACTGCAGCATTATTAGTTGCTCCTCTGGCTGCTGAAGCAAAACGTGCCGGTGGTGGTAAAAGCCACGGTATGCAACGTTCTGCTGCACCGACTCAGTCTTATCAGCAACCTCGCCAGACCGCTCCTGTACAACAGGCACCGACTGCTGGTGCAGCGACACAACAGAAATCTGGTTCAGGTGTTGGTGGCATGGTGGCAGCGGGTGTGGCAGGTGCTGCAATTGGTGCGGTAGCGGCGAATGCCCTGGCTGATGATAAAGATGCACAAGCAGCGTCTGAAGCTCAAGCAGCTCAACAGCAAGAGGAAAAAGGTGGTATTCCAGGCTGGATCTGGATCTTACTCGCTGCTGCTGTTGCCTTCTTCATTTTCCGCAAGATGGGCGCAAAAAAAAAACTAGCTTCTAATCCATACGCGCCAAACAGTGGTGCTGGTAATGCAGCGCCATTTGGTCAAACACCTCCTCGCGGTGGTGATAACACCAATATCTTTGGTCAAAATGTCGGTGGCAGTGCGCCAACCAATAATGCACCATTTGGTTCTGCGCCAGTGAACAATGCTCCGTTTGGCGCAGCCTACACCAACAGTGGCAACCAGCTGCCTGATGGCACTGAACCTGCTGCGTTCCTGCGTGTTGCGCGTCAGCGTTTTAATCATATTCAGTCTATGAATACGGCAAGCAACATTTCAGAAATCAAGCGTTACCTGACTCCTGATCTGTACCAGTCAATGTACAACGACATCATGGCGAACCAGGATCAGGACGTGGCTGAGTTCTCTAACCTGAATGCTATGGTAGTCGATTCTGCCAATGAAAATGGTCAATACGTAGTGAGCGTACGCTTTACAGGTACTGTGAGCGAAGACTTGAACAGCTTGCCACAGCCATTTGCGGAAATTTGGCACTTTGTGAAACCTGCTGGCTCTAATCAGGACTGGTTAGTTGCAGGTATTCAGCAAGAAAGCTAA
- a CDS encoding tetratricopeptide repeat protein, producing MTERVSPPATLANRALAGDAEAQFELAELYMHSEHEDDIILAEEWALKAANNGLVEAMYWLGEGYTVYAKEIVEEDPEESKAHFELAYYWLSKAHFEKHPAATLELAAFYRRGDVVEKDVAKSIDLVKQAAEWGDVQAMRDLAFIYANGLGIEADDIQADYWTTKADEIEQEIE from the coding sequence ATGACTGAGCGTGTTTCTCCCCCTGCCACTCTGGCAAACCGTGCCCTAGCTGGCGATGCCGAAGCACAATTTGAACTGGCTGAGCTGTATATGCACAGCGAGCATGAAGATGACATCATTCTGGCTGAAGAATGGGCACTAAAAGCTGCCAACAATGGTTTGGTGGAAGCTATGTACTGGCTAGGCGAAGGCTATACCGTGTATGCGAAAGAAATCGTTGAGGAAGATCCTGAAGAGTCTAAGGCTCACTTTGAGTTAGCCTATTACTGGCTCAGCAAAGCCCATTTCGAAAAACACCCGGCAGCAACCTTAGAACTGGCTGCTTTTTACCGCCGTGGTGATGTAGTCGAAAAAGACGTTGCCAAGTCGATTGATCTGGTGAAACAGGCAGCAGAATGGGGAGACGTTCAGGCGATGCGTGACCTGGCATTTATCTATGCCAACGGTTTAGGTATTGAAGCTGATGACATACAGGCAGATTACTGGACTACAAAAGCAGATGAAATTGAACAAGAAATAGAGTAA
- the ahcY gene encoding adenosylhomocysteinase, translating to MNAVNASFTDYKVADISLADYGRKEIKLAEAEMPALIGLRKRYAAAKPLAGAKILGCIHMTIQTAVLIETLVELGAEVRWTSCNIFSTQDHAAAAIAARGIPVFAWKGETEEEYVWCLEQQINVNGKPWDANMILDDGGDLTALVHEKYPELLAKIHGITEETTTGVARLHEMWKEGSLKVPAINVNDSVTKSKNDNKYGCRHSLNDAIKRATDMLLSGRRALVIGYGDVGKGSAQSLRQEGMIVRVSEIDPICAMQACMDGYEVVSPYKNGVQTGKKEDVNVDLLQNTDLIVTTTGNYHVCDAAMLDALKAGAVVCNIGHFDTEIDTNYLRGYKWVEVKPQVHQVYRSENENDYLILLSEGRLVNLGNATGHPSRVMDGSFANQVLAQMHLFAEKFADLPEDQKAANIRVEILPKKLDEEVAAAMVAGFGGVLTQLTPEQADYLGVSVEGPFKSDAYKY from the coding sequence ATGAACGCGGTTAATGCTTCATTTACAGATTATAAAGTTGCTGATATTTCCCTAGCTGACTACGGCCGTAAAGAAATCAAACTTGCTGAAGCTGAGATGCCAGCCCTGATCGGCCTGCGTAAACGCTATGCAGCGGCTAAACCACTTGCTGGTGCAAAAATCCTCGGCTGTATCCACATGACCATTCAAACAGCAGTGCTGATTGAAACGCTGGTTGAGCTGGGTGCTGAAGTACGCTGGACTTCTTGTAACATTTTCTCTACTCAAGACCACGCTGCTGCTGCAATCGCTGCTCGCGGTATTCCTGTATTCGCTTGGAAAGGTGAAACAGAAGAAGAATATGTATGGTGTCTGGAACAACAAATTAATGTAAATGGCAAACCTTGGGATGCCAACATGATTCTGGATGATGGCGGTGACTTAACTGCACTTGTTCACGAAAAATATCCAGAACTTCTTGCAAAAATTCACGGTATTACTGAAGAAACCACTACAGGTGTTGCTCGTCTGCACGAAATGTGGAAAGAAGGTTCGCTAAAAGTTCCTGCGATCAACGTAAACGACTCAGTAACTAAATCTAAAAACGACAACAAATACGGTTGCCGTCACTCTCTAAATGATGCGATCAAACGTGCAACTGACATGCTGCTTTCTGGCCGTCGTGCGCTGGTAATTGGTTATGGTGACGTAGGTAAAGGTTCTGCGCAGTCTCTTCGTCAAGAAGGCATGATCGTACGTGTATCTGAAATCGATCCAATTTGTGCAATGCAAGCATGCATGGACGGTTACGAAGTTGTATCTCCATACAAAAACGGTGTTCAAACAGGCAAAAAAGAAGACGTAAACGTTGATCTTCTACAAAATACTGATCTGATCGTTACTACAACTGGTAACTACCATGTATGTGATGCTGCAATGCTGGATGCCCTTAAAGCTGGTGCAGTGGTTTGTAACATCGGTCACTTCGACACTGAAATTGATACCAACTACTTACGTGGTTACAAATGGGTTGAAGTGAAACCTCAAGTCCACCAGGTGTATCGTTCAGAAAATGAAAATGATTACCTGATCCTGCTGTCTGAAGGTCGTCTGGTGAACCTGGGTAATGCGACTGGTCACCCTTCACGCGTGATGGACGGTTCATTCGCGAACCAGGTTCTGGCGCAAATGCACTTGTTCGCTGAGAAATTTGCTGACCTTCCAGAAGATCAAAAAGCTGCAAACATCCGTGTAGAAATTCTGCCTAAGAAATTAGACGAAGAAGTTGCTGCTGCGATGGTTGCAGGTTTCGGTGGTGTTCTGACTCAACTGACTCCAGAACAGGCAGACTACTTGGGCGTATCTGTTGAAGGTCCGTTTAAATCTGACGCTTATAAATACTAA
- the metF gene encoding methylenetetrahydrofolate reductase [NAD(P)H], whose amino-acid sequence MSKQIPISFEFFPTKTDAGAEKLKVVHQELQLLNPEFFSVTYGAGGSTRERTLYTIEEFNGKGTPVTPHLSCIGDDKARIAELLDIYKAQGIDRIVALRGDLPSGQVGLGELPYAQDLVRFIREHSGDHFHIEVAAYPEMHPQAESFDKDIQHFVEKVKAGANAALTQFFFNPDAYFYFVERIQKAGIDIPVAPGIMPITNASNLIRFADGTGAEIPRWIRKQLATYGDDTESIKKFGHEVVVKFCERLIAGGAPSLHFYTMNTTDPTRQLVKDLGL is encoded by the coding sequence ATGTCTAAACAAATTCCAATTTCTTTTGAGTTTTTCCCAACCAAAACTGATGCTGGTGCGGAAAAACTAAAAGTTGTGCACCAAGAACTGCAACTACTGAATCCGGAATTCTTCTCTGTGACTTATGGGGCAGGTGGTTCAACACGTGAACGTACGCTTTATACCATTGAGGAATTTAACGGTAAAGGCACACCGGTTACCCCTCACCTATCTTGTATCGGTGATGACAAGGCACGTATTGCTGAACTGCTAGATATCTATAAGGCACAAGGTATTGACCGTATTGTTGCCCTGCGTGGTGACCTACCATCAGGTCAGGTGGGTTTAGGTGAACTGCCATATGCTCAGGATCTGGTTCGCTTTATCCGTGAGCATAGTGGCGATCATTTCCATATCGAAGTAGCGGCCTATCCGGAAATGCACCCGCAAGCTGAAAGCTTTGACAAAGATATTCAGCACTTTGTGGAAAAAGTCAAAGCAGGTGCTAATGCGGCCTTGACTCAGTTCTTCTTTAATCCAGATGCATATTTCTACTTTGTAGAGCGTATCCAGAAAGCAGGAATTGATATTCCAGTAGCACCCGGCATCATGCCAATCACCAATGCCAGCAACCTGATTCGCTTTGCCGATGGTACAGGTGCAGAAATCCCTCGCTGGATCCGCAAGCAACTGGCGACTTATGGTGATGACACTGAAAGCATCAAAAAGTTTGGTCATGAAGTTGTAGTGAAATTCTGTGAACGCCTGATTGCTGGCGGTGCGCCGAGCCTGCACTTCTACACCATGAATACTACTGATCCAACCCGTCAACTGGTTAAAGACCTCGGCCTTTAA
- a CDS encoding 16S rRNA (uracil(1498)-N(3))-methyltransferase → MPRFYIEADLAVDSTIELTETVFHHWVKVLRAQVGEIATLFNGQGGEYEVELTEVSKKSASVQVNSFNPANRTPKFKALLGQVMSKGDRMDYAIQKAVELGVSEIQLLTSERCEMRLKYDRDQKKLDHWQGVAIAACEQCGMNIVPKILPPLSLENWLNSELPATKLVLAPNKNEVDVLKEATPELALLIGPEGGLSEAEITAANTKGFVNWCIGERVLRTETAPVVALSILNYKF, encoded by the coding sequence ATGCCACGTTTTTATATTGAAGCCGATTTAGCAGTAGATAGCACTATTGAACTGACTGAAACCGTGTTTCATCACTGGGTTAAAGTTTTACGCGCTCAAGTCGGTGAAATCGCCACCTTGTTCAATGGACAAGGGGGAGAATATGAAGTTGAACTGACCGAAGTATCTAAAAAATCGGCTTCAGTTCAGGTCAACAGCTTTAATCCAGCCAACCGTACACCAAAATTCAAAGCCCTGCTCGGTCAAGTGATGAGCAAAGGTGATCGCATGGATTATGCAATTCAAAAAGCGGTTGAGCTAGGTGTCTCAGAAATTCAACTTCTCACTTCTGAACGCTGCGAAATGCGCCTAAAATACGACCGTGACCAGAAAAAACTGGATCACTGGCAAGGTGTAGCAATTGCAGCCTGCGAACAGTGTGGAATGAATATTGTTCCCAAAATTCTGCCGCCACTTTCTCTAGAAAATTGGCTGAACAGTGAATTACCGGCAACAAAACTGGTACTGGCACCGAACAAAAATGAAGTGGATGTCCTTAAAGAAGCTACTCCTGAACTGGCACTTTTGATAGGCCCAGAAGGTGGTTTGAGTGAAGCTGAAATTACAGCAGCGAATACTAAAGGCTTTGTGAACTGGTGCATTGGTGAACGTGTATTACGTACCGAGACTGCACCTGTGGTGGCATTGTCTATTTTGAATTACAAATTCTAA
- a CDS encoding EAL domain-containing protein, with amino-acid sequence MINNQDDYIQQHLNSAQIVNTVRHSRYFLLSILLVCLYIYCIYQLHYHPADSYFNLWFILTEIVVSMCWLISTIHFKPNAYKLETAHRWLQTQCLLVGICIAVGLFTIYFHLPQVNPAFEQVEALTLTGLLIMVTQAFGLTYLTQKLSYFCLVFLPSLVPFFYLQITELHSINPFISLALNFSMIVILLCANSTYRIHRRTSRLYAQNNLLVTNAEQQVSWTDELCKQLQTEVNKSKDIELQLQLNNQLLEQKVRERTFDIEQINRALQDQHQNLELAHEIAGIRPWDWNIKDRKITLTNFKQEQIQRNSREHQAQLHHLIHPDDIAHFRAMMKQHLRGLSERYEATYRIQNTQGVWNWVHDIGRVISRDPKTHKPLRMVGIRRDIQQERNSQERLKLAASVLEQAAEGIFILNNELRYIEVNPFFEHLSGFERHEIIGKHLFDITANHKSQQRSIHSSIIKQVVKIGSFDGELNEKFLSGKEMPLWLHINAIMDDEGRITHYIGIVSDLTERKLQEQRLSYLENYDTLTDLPNRFYYNYQLHQYLVTQKDSIKQMAVIRLNIDRFRPLNEYLSNNGGDELLRQVAQRLRLTNAEALFVAHLNGDDFAILYEISHIRPSVQEHCDRIAKAFTKPFNVFGQDYEITVSMGVAYYPEHGRQLDYLNNCAEQALAEAKNLGGNTVYFYSNENTALLEQGIFIERDLRKAIQNGELIVYYQPKINFNDQSIYGFEALIRWNHPEKGIIPPGMFIPLAEQTSMISEIGQLVIQQTAKQIRKWNEQGFLNICVSVNIVALQLRRGQLIDDLDEAIKANGISGSSLELEITESSLVENSETVKNVLNQIKERNIKISLDDFGTGYSSLSYLADFPIDILKIDRAFVSKIGDCKQEAIVSAMVAMGKAMGMIVVAEGIENDQQMSFLHKLDCDIAQGYLFAKPLPEQQATEYLEKNMEPETYTYQV; translated from the coding sequence ATGATCAATAATCAGGATGATTATATCCAGCAGCATCTCAATAGTGCACAAATCGTGAATACGGTTCGTCACAGTAGATACTTTTTGCTGAGTATTTTGCTCGTTTGCCTTTATATTTACTGCATTTACCAGCTGCACTATCACCCGGCGGACAGCTATTTCAACCTCTGGTTTATCCTGACCGAAATTGTGGTCAGTATGTGCTGGCTGATCAGTACCATTCATTTCAAGCCCAATGCCTATAAACTCGAGACTGCACATCGCTGGCTGCAAACCCAGTGTCTGCTGGTGGGCATCTGTATTGCGGTTGGTCTCTTTACCATCTATTTCCATCTGCCACAGGTCAATCCTGCATTCGAGCAGGTTGAAGCACTGACACTGACCGGCTTGCTGATTATGGTCACCCAAGCTTTCGGTCTGACCTATCTAACCCAGAAACTCAGCTATTTCTGTCTGGTGTTTTTGCCATCATTAGTGCCATTTTTCTATTTACAGATCACCGAATTACATTCCATCAATCCATTTATCAGCCTGGCGCTGAATTTCTCGATGATTGTGATTCTGCTCTGTGCCAACAGTACTTACCGGATTCATCGACGGACTTCGCGTCTGTATGCACAAAACAATTTGCTGGTTACCAATGCTGAACAGCAGGTTTCCTGGACAGATGAACTGTGCAAACAGCTGCAGACCGAAGTCAATAAATCCAAAGATATTGAACTGCAGTTGCAACTGAATAACCAGTTACTGGAACAGAAGGTTCGTGAACGGACTTTTGATATCGAGCAGATTAACCGTGCATTGCAAGACCAGCATCAAAACCTGGAACTGGCGCACGAGATTGCCGGGATCCGCCCATGGGACTGGAATATCAAAGACCGTAAAATCACCCTGACCAATTTCAAGCAGGAACAAATCCAGCGTAATTCCCGTGAACATCAGGCGCAGTTGCATCATTTGATCCATCCGGATGATATTGCCCACTTTAGAGCTATGATGAAGCAGCATCTGCGTGGTCTCAGTGAGCGCTATGAAGCGACTTATCGTATCCAGAATACCCAAGGAGTCTGGAACTGGGTACATGATATTGGTCGCGTGATTAGCCGTGATCCGAAAACCCATAAGCCACTACGCATGGTCGGCATCCGTCGCGATATCCAACAAGAACGTAATTCTCAGGAACGTTTAAAACTGGCAGCCAGCGTACTGGAACAGGCCGCTGAAGGGATTTTCATCCTCAACAATGAGCTACGCTATATCGAAGTTAACCCCTTCTTCGAGCATCTGTCCGGTTTTGAGCGTCACGAGATTATCGGCAAACATCTGTTTGATATTACGGCAAATCACAAGTCGCAACAGCGCAGTATTCATTCCAGCATCATCAAACAGGTGGTGAAGATCGGTTCCTTTGATGGTGAGCTGAATGAGAAATTCCTGTCTGGCAAGGAAATGCCGCTCTGGCTGCATATCAATGCCATCATGGATGATGAAGGCCGAATTACTCACTATATCGGGATCGTGTCAGACCTGACCGAGCGCAAGTTACAGGAACAGCGTCTCTCCTATTTAGAAAATTATGACACGCTGACTGATCTGCCAAACCGTTTCTATTACAACTACCAGCTGCACCAGTATCTGGTCACCCAGAAAGACTCGATCAAGCAGATGGCGGTGATCCGTCTCAATATCGACCGTTTCCGCCCGCTAAATGAATACCTGAGCAATAATGGCGGTGACGAACTTTTACGTCAGGTGGCTCAGCGTTTACGCCTGACCAATGCAGAGGCGCTATTTGTTGCGCATCTCAACGGTGATGATTTTGCAATTCTGTATGAAATCTCGCATATCCGTCCTTCGGTGCAGGAACATTGTGATCGTATTGCCAAAGCTTTTACTAAGCCATTTAATGTCTTTGGACAGGATTATGAAATCACGGTTTCGATGGGTGTTGCTTATTATCCAGAGCATGGCCGTCAGCTGGATTATCTAAATAACTGCGCCGAACAGGCGCTGGCTGAAGCGAAAAATCTCGGCGGAAATACGGTTTACTTCTATTCCAATGAGAATACCGCACTACTGGAACAAGGGATTTTCATCGAACGCGATCTGCGTAAAGCGATTCAGAATGGTGAGCTGATTGTGTATTACCAGCCAAAAATCAATTTTAATGACCAAAGTATCTATGGCTTTGAAGCCCTGATCCGCTGGAATCACCCGGAAAAAGGCATTATTCCACCGGGCATGTTTATTCCACTGGCCGAGCAGACCAGTATGATTTCGGAAATTGGTCAGCTGGTGATTCAGCAAACGGCCAAACAGATCCGCAAATGGAATGAACAAGGTTTCCTGAATATCTGTGTATCAGTGAATATCGTGGCACTACAGCTACGTCGTGGTCAGCTGATTGATGATCTGGATGAAGCAATTAAAGCCAATGGCATTTCTGGCTCAAGTCTGGAACTGGAAATTACCGAATCTTCACTGGTTGAAAACTCGGAAACGGTGAAGAATGTACTCAACCAGATCAAGGAACGTAACATCAAGATCTCGCTGGATGACTTCGGAACTGGTTATTCTTCGCTCTCTTACTTAGCAGATTTCCCGATTGATATTCTGAAGATTGACCGGGCATTTGTGTCCAAAATTGGTGACTGCAAACAGGAAGCGATTGTCAGTGCGATGGTCGCGATGGGCAAGGCCATGGGCATGATCGTTGTGGCTGAAGGTATTGAAAATGATCAACAGATGAGCTTCCTGCATAAGCTGGACTGCGATATTGCCCAAGGCTATTTGTTCGCAAAACCGCTGCCGGAACAGCAGGCAACTGAATATCTTGAAAAAAATATGGAGCCTGAGACTTATACCTATCAGGTATAA